A single genomic interval of Epinephelus fuscoguttatus linkage group LG22, E.fuscoguttatus.final_Chr_v1 harbors:
- the tspan11 gene encoding tetraspanin-11 isoform X2: MSAVYKDDQEDWLTVCLKYLLFVFNFLFWVGGAAVLGVGVWTLVEKSDYLSLLASSTFAVSAYILILAGSLVVVTGFLGCCAVIREQKSCLSMYFFCLLLIFLIELVAGVLAYVYYQRLSEELKQHLNQTMTDNYAQPGREAITLAVDRLQQDFKCCGSNNSHDWMMSVYISSKQADGRLVPDSCCKTITPHCGKRDHPSNIYKVEGGCITKLEQFLADHLLVIGAVGIGVACLQVCGMVFTSCLYRRIKMEPY; encoded by the exons ATGTCGGCGGTGTATAAAGATGACCAGGAGGACTGGCTGACAGTGTGTCTCAAGTACCTGCTCTTTGTTTTCAACTTTCTCTTCTGG GTGGGTGGAGCTGCTGTTCTGGGCGTAGGAGTCTGGACACTGGTGGAGAAGAGTGACTACTTGAGTCTGTTGGCCTCCAGCACTTTTGCTGTCTCAGCATATATCCTAATCCTGGCCGGCAGCCTGGTGGTGGTTACAGGCTTCTTGGGCTGCTGTGCTGTCATCCGGGAGCAGAAAAGCTGTCTGTCCATG TATTTCTTCTGCCTGTTGTTGATCTTCTTGATTGAACTGGTGGCTGGCGTACTGGCTTATGTCTATTACCAGAGG CTGAGTGAGGAGCTGAAGCAGCATCTCAACCAGACGATGACAGATAACTACGCCCAGCCCGGGAGGGAGGCCATCACATTAGCTGTGGACAGACTACAACAGGAT TTCAAGTGCTGCGGCAGCAACAACTCCCATGATTGGATGATGAGTGTGTACATTTCATCGAAGCAGGCAGACGGCAGGTTGGTGcctgacagctgctgcaagaccATTACCCCTCACTGTGGCAAGAGAGACCACCCCTCCAACATCTACAAGGTGGAG GGTGGTTGCATCACTAAGCTGGAGCAGTTTCTGGCCGACCACCTGCTGGTCATCGGCGCCGTGGGGATAGGAGTGGCTTGTCTGCAG GTCTGTGGGATGGTGTTCACCAGCTGCTTGTACAGAAGGATCAAGATGGAGCCTTACTGA
- the tspan11 gene encoding tetraspanin-11 isoform X1, which yields MSAVYKDDQEDWLTVCLKYLLFVFNFLFWVGGAAVLGVGVWTLVEKSDYLSLLASSTFAVSAYILILAGSLVVVTGFLGCCAVIREQKSCLSMYFFCLLLIFLIELVAGVLAYVYYQRLSEELKQHLNQTMTDNYAQPGREAITLAVDRLQQDFKCCGSNNSHDWMMSVYISSKQADGRLVPDSCCKTITPHCGKRDHPSNIYKVEGGCITKLEQFLADHLLVIGAVGIGVACLQLAGAVLTACFIYLLYKEEEEDFGTL from the exons ATGTCGGCGGTGTATAAAGATGACCAGGAGGACTGGCTGACAGTGTGTCTCAAGTACCTGCTCTTTGTTTTCAACTTTCTCTTCTGG GTGGGTGGAGCTGCTGTTCTGGGCGTAGGAGTCTGGACACTGGTGGAGAAGAGTGACTACTTGAGTCTGTTGGCCTCCAGCACTTTTGCTGTCTCAGCATATATCCTAATCCTGGCCGGCAGCCTGGTGGTGGTTACAGGCTTCTTGGGCTGCTGTGCTGTCATCCGGGAGCAGAAAAGCTGTCTGTCCATG TATTTCTTCTGCCTGTTGTTGATCTTCTTGATTGAACTGGTGGCTGGCGTACTGGCTTATGTCTATTACCAGAGG CTGAGTGAGGAGCTGAAGCAGCATCTCAACCAGACGATGACAGATAACTACGCCCAGCCCGGGAGGGAGGCCATCACATTAGCTGTGGACAGACTACAACAGGAT TTCAAGTGCTGCGGCAGCAACAACTCCCATGATTGGATGATGAGTGTGTACATTTCATCGAAGCAGGCAGACGGCAGGTTGGTGcctgacagctgctgcaagaccATTACCCCTCACTGTGGCAAGAGAGACCACCCCTCCAACATCTACAAGGTGGAG GGTGGTTGCATCACTAAGCTGGAGCAGTTTCTGGCCGACCACCTGCTGGTCATCGGCGCCGTGGGGATAGGAGTGGCTTGTCTGCAG CTGGCGGGGGCAGTCTTGACAGCCTGCTTTATCTATCTGCTCtataaagaagaagaggaggactTCGGTACATTGTGA